In Pseudonocardia sp. C8, one genomic interval encodes:
- a CDS encoding proton-conducting transporter membrane subunit: protein MTGVTLLVLVALPAVAAMAGSIRRLRSLAPALGAGAALVATALAGTLAVTVVVGGPVAMVLANPDGRAWTGLVVDHVGAIVLLLVCTVSAVVQAFARRYLHGDPAAARFAVAAGALTAATTVMVTAATLVTLAVAWTLTGVILCRLVGMYRPAPSAVDAARRTTRAVVAGDAALWTGVVLAVTVWGDLDLRHQGDAALGGAVGTVVACSLVVAAAVRCAQLPWHRWLPATLAAPTPVSALLHAGVVNAGGVLLVKLSPIVGAAPVATHLAFAIGAASVVAATAIMLTRPDIKGALVHSTIGQMGFMLMTCGLGLYAATVVHLVAHGLFKATLFLGSGSAVQRHAGHTAAPPAPRLAPARAAQVAVLAGVAAVAAVGVAAWLLPLHAGGVALSLFAVATAARLAWGWLRRHPTGGALVTVVIVLPGVAIGYLALVGAVTELLAPSLPASGPAAVSAWVLATVVAVLAAGALLLHLAPAVGLGRWRDRLYVAALSAGQQRTYTAAWGHPPRLVPTPRPRPVPQLEGARA, encoded by the coding sequence GTGACAGGGGTGACGCTGCTCGTTTTGGTGGCCCTTCCCGCTGTTGCGGCCATGGCCGGGTCGATCCGGCGGCTACGGAGCTTGGCGCCCGCGTTGGGTGCGGGTGCGGCGCTGGTGGCCACCGCGCTGGCGGGGACGCTGGCCGTGACGGTGGTAGTCGGCGGGCCGGTGGCGATGGTGCTGGCCAACCCGGACGGGCGAGCCTGGACCGGGCTGGTGGTCGACCACGTCGGGGCGATCGTTCTGCTGCTGGTGTGCACGGTCAGCGCCGTGGTCCAGGCGTTCGCCCGCCGCTACCTGCACGGCGATCCGGCCGCGGCCCGCTTCGCTGTCGCGGCGGGGGCGCTGACCGCCGCGACCACGGTGATGGTGACCGCGGCGACTCTCGTCACCCTGGCGGTGGCGTGGACGCTGACCGGGGTGATCTTGTGCCGTCTGGTGGGGATGTATCGGCCGGCGCCCTCGGCCGTCGATGCCGCACGGCGCACCACCCGTGCCGTCGTCGCCGGGGACGCCGCGTTGTGGACTGGGGTTGTCCTCGCGGTCACGGTCTGGGGGGATCTCGACCTGCGCCACCAGGGCGACGCGGCCCTCGGCGGTGCGGTGGGCACGGTGGTGGCCTGTTCGCTGGTGGTCGCCGCGGCCGTGCGGTGCGCGCAGCTGCCCTGGCACCGATGGCTGCCGGCGACCCTGGCGGCACCGACCCCGGTTTCGGCTCTGCTGCACGCCGGCGTGGTCAACGCCGGCGGGGTGCTGCTGGTGAAGCTGTCGCCGATCGTCGGTGCCGCGCCGGTGGCGACACACCTGGCGTTCGCCATCGGAGCCGCCAGCGTCGTGGCCGCCACCGCGATCATGCTGACCCGCCCCGACATCAAAGGGGCGCTGGTGCACTCCACGATCGGGCAGATGGGGTTCATGCTCATGACCTGCGGGCTCGGCCTCTACGCCGCGACGGTGGTGCACCTGGTGGCGCACGGGCTGTTCAAAGCCACCCTGTTCCTCGGCTCGGGGTCGGCCGTGCAGCGGCACGCTGGCCACACTGCGGCTCCTCCCGCGCCTCGGTTGGCTCCTGCCCGCGCAGCGCAGGTCGCTGTCCTCGCCGGGGTCGCCGCCGTCGCGGCGGTCGGGGTGGCGGCCTGGTTGCTACCCCTTCATGCCGGCGGCGTCGCGTTGTCGCTCTTCGCCGTGGCCACCGCCGCGCGGCTGGCGTGGGGCTGGCTGCGTCGTCACCCGACCGGCGGCGCGCTGGTCACGGTGGTGATCGTGCTGCCGGGCGTGGCGATCGGGTACCTGGCCCTGGTGGGCGCGGTCACCGAGCTCCTGGCCCCGAGCCTGCCCGCAAGCGGGCCCGCCGCTGTCTCGGCCTGGGTTCTCGCGACCGTGGTGGCGGTGCTGGCGGCCGGTGCGCTGCTGCTCCACCTGGCACCCGCGGTCGGTCTGGGCCGGTGGCGCGACCGGCTGTACGTGGCGGCGTTGTCCGCCGGGCAGCAGCGCACGTACACCGCCGCCTGGGGTCACCCGCCACGGCTGGTACCGACACCGCGTCCGCGGCCGGTTCCCCAACTGGAAGGAGCTCGGGCGTGA
- a CDS encoding winged helix-turn-helix domain-containing protein, whose product MQEWTFLTNHAHVLLCVVRDPQVRLRDVAEVVGITERAAQRIVADLVEAGYLERTREGRRNRYRLHPDLPLRHPMDRDTAIGQLVALLTGIDARSGNLV is encoded by the coding sequence ATGCAGGAGTGGACGTTCTTGACCAATCACGCCCACGTACTGCTGTGCGTGGTGCGGGATCCACAAGTTCGGTTGCGGGATGTGGCCGAGGTGGTGGGCATCACCGAGCGGGCGGCGCAGCGCATCGTGGCCGACCTCGTCGAGGCGGGCTACCTGGAACGCACCAGGGAGGGGCGGCGCAACCGGTACCGGTTGCATCCGGATTTGCCGCTGCGGCACCCGATGGACCGTGACACCGCCATCGGGCAGCTCGTGGCCCTGCTCACCGGCATCGACGCCCGATCCGGCAACCTCGTGTAA
- the murF gene encoding UDP-N-acetylmuramoyl-tripeptide--D-alanyl-D-alanine ligase codes for MTAPASIDSRQVHPGGVFAALPGRRTDGHYHASAALAAGAALVLAARPVPAPAVQVTDVTRALGDLARHVADRLPATVIGITGSNGKTTTKDLATQVLAHHGPVAATDRSFNNELGFPLTVLRATPDTRYLILEMGARGRGHLSYLCGLVTPHVGVVLNVGTAHLGQYPDGQTGIAAAKSELLTGLPSADHGGLAILNADDPLVAAMAPLTPARTRWWSQRPHPNGVYARDVHVTPRGRACFTLHTPEGTAPVTLRLTGRHHVGNALAVAALALGLGLDHHTIADALSAAEPASGGRMQTIVRGDGVTLLHDAYNANPDSMAAALTTLSTMSARRRIAVLGEMADLGDHAAGAHHHLGVLAARAGLDVLITIGTRTAPLIADAADTEHSTLDIIAVPDSQAAHDVLSRILRPDDLVLIKASRAAHLEHLVAALSNR; via the coding sequence GTGACCGCACCCGCCAGCATCGACTCCCGCCAGGTCCACCCCGGCGGCGTGTTCGCCGCCCTCCCCGGCCGGCGCACCGACGGGCACTACCATGCATCAGCGGCCCTCGCCGCGGGAGCCGCCCTGGTGCTGGCCGCACGCCCGGTGCCCGCCCCTGCCGTCCAGGTCACCGACGTGACCCGCGCGCTCGGCGACCTGGCTCGCCACGTGGCAGACCGACTGCCGGCCACCGTGATCGGCATCACCGGGTCGAACGGCAAGACCACGACCAAAGATCTCGCCACCCAGGTCCTGGCACACCACGGCCCGGTCGCCGCCACAGACCGCTCCTTCAACAACGAGCTCGGTTTTCCCCTCACTGTCCTGCGCGCCACCCCCGACACCCGCTACCTCATCCTGGAAATGGGCGCCCGGGGCCGTGGACACCTCAGCTACCTGTGCGGCCTGGTCACCCCCCACGTCGGGGTCGTGCTCAACGTCGGCACCGCCCACCTCGGTCAATACCCCGACGGGCAAACCGGGATCGCCGCGGCCAAAAGCGAACTACTGACCGGGCTCCCCTCTGCAGACCACGGTGGGCTGGCCATCCTCAACGCCGACGATCCGCTCGTCGCCGCGATGGCCCCGCTCACCCCCGCCCGCACCCGCTGGTGGAGCCAGCGCCCCCACCCCAACGGCGTATACGCCCGAGATGTGCACGTCACGCCGCGCGGCCGGGCGTGCTTCACCCTGCACACTCCCGAGGGCACGGCACCCGTCACGCTCCGCCTGACCGGCCGGCACCACGTCGGCAACGCCCTCGCCGTCGCCGCCCTCGCCCTCGGCCTCGGCCTTGACCACCACACCATCGCCGATGCCCTGAGCGCCGCTGAACCCGCCAGCGGCGGGCGCATGCAAACCATCGTGCGGGGCGACGGGGTCACGCTCCTCCACGACGCCTACAACGCCAACCCCGACTCCATGGCCGCCGCGCTGACCACCCTGAGCACCATGTCCGCCCGCCGCCGGATCGCCGTCCTCGGCGAGATGGCCGACCTCGGCGACCACGCCGCTGGCGCCCACCACCACCTCGGCGTGCTCGCCGCACGCGCCGGCCTCGACGTCCTGATCACCATCGGCACCCGGACCGCGCCTCTGATCGCCGACGCGGCCGACACCGAGCACAGCACCCTCGACATCATCGCCGTTCCCGACAGCCAGGCCGCCCACGACGTGCTAAGTCGAATCCTTCGTCCCGACGATCTCGTCCTGATCAAAGCATCCCGCGCCGCCCACCTCGAACACCTCGTCGCCGCGCTCAGCAACCGCTGA
- a CDS encoding NADP-dependent isocitrate dehydrogenase: MTTHSTSAPITVAHGDGIGPEIMEATLSVLNAAGAALDIDTITIGESVYQAGNPAGVTPEALESIRRTGVFLKAPITTPQGGGFKSLNVTVRKTFGLYANVRPCVAYAPFVATKHPGMDVVIVRENEEDLYAGIEHRQTDEVVQCLKLISRQGCERVIRYAFEYATAYRRTKVTAFTKDNIMKMTDGLFHRVFDEVAADYPDIQAEHWIVDIGAAKLADTPEAFDVVVLPNLYGDILSDVAAQIAGSAGLAGSANIGERVAMFEAIHGSAPRRAGQDVANPSGLLLAAVQMLVHIGQADVASRVHNAWLRTIEDGIHTYDIYEPDTSTSKVGTTAFAASVIDRLGQEPTRLPATHYAQHRPITVKLAGRSAAAKTQLGVDVFVHSPDTTPDELAAKLRPFAAPLHLDMISNRGQKVWPGGAPETLLTDHWRCRFLDPRGTTTAAEVVALQARMVEHGIEPIKTEGLYAFDGEPAFTRGQGQ, from the coding sequence ATGACCACGCATTCCACATCCGCACCGATCACCGTCGCCCACGGAGACGGAATCGGTCCGGAAATCATGGAAGCCACCCTTTCGGTGCTCAACGCCGCAGGCGCGGCCCTTGACATCGACACGATCACCATCGGAGAGTCGGTCTATCAGGCTGGCAACCCCGCCGGCGTCACTCCCGAGGCGCTCGAGTCGATCCGCCGCACGGGTGTGTTCCTCAAGGCGCCCATCACCACCCCGCAAGGCGGAGGGTTCAAGAGCCTCAACGTCACCGTGCGCAAGACGTTCGGTCTCTATGCCAACGTCCGGCCATGCGTCGCCTACGCACCGTTCGTCGCCACCAAGCACCCTGGCATGGACGTCGTCATCGTTCGGGAGAACGAAGAGGACCTCTACGCCGGCATCGAGCACCGCCAGACCGACGAGGTCGTGCAGTGCCTCAAGCTCATCTCCCGGCAGGGATGCGAGCGGGTAATTCGCTACGCCTTCGAGTACGCCACAGCCTATCGGCGAACCAAGGTGACAGCGTTCACCAAGGACAACATCATGAAGATGACCGACGGCCTGTTCCACCGGGTGTTCGACGAGGTCGCCGCCGACTACCCCGATATCCAGGCAGAGCATTGGATCGTCGACATCGGTGCGGCCAAGCTCGCCGACACCCCCGAGGCGTTCGACGTCGTCGTCCTGCCGAACCTCTACGGCGACATCCTCTCCGACGTCGCCGCCCAGATCGCCGGATCTGCCGGCCTCGCCGGAAGCGCGAACATCGGCGAGCGAGTCGCCATGTTCGAAGCCATCCACGGATCCGCCCCCCGGCGAGCCGGCCAAGACGTTGCGAATCCTTCAGGGCTGCTGCTGGCCGCGGTACAGATGCTGGTCCACATCGGACAAGCCGACGTCGCGAGCCGAGTCCACAACGCCTGGCTGCGGACCATCGAAGACGGCATCCACACCTACGACATCTACGAGCCCGATACCAGCACCTCCAAGGTCGGCACCACGGCGTTCGCGGCATCGGTCATCGACCGTCTCGGCCAAGAACCCACCCGGCTGCCGGCAACGCACTACGCCCAGCACAGGCCGATCACCGTCAAGCTCGCGGGCCGATCCGCTGCCGCCAAGACCCAGCTCGGCGTCGACGTGTTCGTCCACAGCCCAGACACCACCCCAGACGAACTCGCCGCCAAGCTTCGTCCGTTCGCCGCACCCCTGCACCTTGACATGATCTCCAACCGGGGACAGAAGGTCTGGCCAGGCGGCGCGCCCGAGACCCTGCTCACCGACCACTGGCGATGCCGCTTCCTCGACCCGCGCGGGACCACCACCGCCGCCGAGGTCGTCGCCCTCCAGGCCCGCATGGTCGAGCACGGCATCGAACCGATCAAGACCGAAGGACTCTACGCCTTCGACGGCGAACCCGCATTCACCCGAGGCCAGGGCCAATGA
- a CDS encoding DUF6671 family protein: MLAVHPYAGAPVAMATRHGKQRALAAALARIPGMRLVLAHDVDTDQLGTFTGEIPRAGSAAETAVRKARLAIESTGLGLAVASEGSFGPHPVAPMLSAGQEILAFLDTVRDVCILERRTTPTNFSHTTTRRLDEETDAYLARVGFGAHAVIVRPHSPADVRAPGPICKGIQTRADLDAAISRCTAHSTDGLARLETDMRAHVNPTRMREISVLAHQLASRLATLCPACGTPGFGPVDREPGLPCGTCGEPTRLTLATIHGCARCPHRGRHPRDDGQRRADPTFCECCNP; the protein is encoded by the coding sequence ATGCTCGCCGTGCACCCCTACGCGGGCGCACCGGTCGCGATGGCCACCCGACACGGCAAGCAGCGAGCCCTCGCTGCCGCCCTGGCGCGGATCCCCGGCATGCGGCTTGTGCTCGCCCACGATGTGGACACCGATCAGCTCGGCACCTTCACCGGTGAGATCCCCCGCGCCGGGTCGGCGGCCGAGACCGCGGTCCGCAAGGCGCGCCTCGCGATCGAGTCGACCGGCCTCGGACTCGCCGTGGCCAGCGAAGGCTCCTTCGGCCCGCACCCGGTCGCGCCAATGCTGAGCGCCGGCCAGGAGATCCTCGCCTTCCTCGACACGGTGCGGGACGTCTGCATCCTGGAGCGCCGAACCACACCGACGAACTTCAGCCACACCACGACCCGCCGCCTCGACGAGGAAACCGACGCCTACCTGGCGCGCGTCGGTTTCGGTGCCCACGCGGTCATCGTCCGTCCCCACAGCCCCGCCGACGTGCGGGCTCCAGGCCCCATCTGCAAGGGCATCCAGACCCGTGCCGACCTCGATGCGGCGATCAGCCGGTGCACCGCGCACTCCACCGATGGCCTGGCGCGACTGGAGACCGACATGCGCGCGCACGTCAACCCCACCCGCATGCGGGAGATCAGCGTGCTCGCCCACCAACTCGCCTCGCGTCTGGCCACCCTGTGCCCGGCCTGCGGCACCCCCGGATTCGGCCCGGTGGACCGCGAACCTGGTCTGCCCTGCGGCACGTGTGGCGAGCCCACCCGCCTGACCCTGGCAACGATCCACGGGTGTGCCCGCTGCCCGCACCGCGGCCGCCACCCTCGCGATGACGGCCAACGACGTGCCGATCCCACGTTCTGCGAATGCTGCAACCCGTAA
- a CDS encoding DUF2309 domain-containing protein, whose translation MTTGPATNLAPDAVSDVATQQAAVRAEIADAAGFLAPTWPLADFIAVNPLSGLLDRPFADAATTAADLLGARVTPDETWLRAAWQRGRITDDDLRAALARRHPTALQRGPLTLGNRAYDPVDLLVADLHQGIACPPPRRQARTAAEALAPEVAALLNTHTIQWCAAYLDEGQSTWRMPGRDRGFYSAWRALAAHDGTLPRPVRARLRHLPERAEHTILDALAALGVPDDQRTRYLQAHLACLPGFAAHVRWRGERPDSGIDLVDYLALRLAVEAAALAGSHAPGTAWSWASASRFDTRQATVDPHDRAYHLLGALEVTDTDAAQRSELVELLDQLPIQQRALVWLDAYEDHYRSRLLLRILGRPQPELPEAPPRAQVVCCIDPRSEGLRRHLEVLGSYQTLGFAGFFAVAMRYRDLAGGAARTQCPGPITPRHTLTEHPAPGRRRAAERSLAGRRVLAAAEHSLHAAKDDLLAPFALAEAAGWLAGPLAAAKTFTPRAAGATGAWWARRITPEPQTEISIAEALTPEERAATAETILTLMGLTRGFARLVVFCGHRAHTDNNPYQAALDCGACGGHPGGPNARTAAALLNDPQVRRHLADRGITVPDDTWFVPAEHDTTTDTVRLLDTHLLPATHRRDADRLTADLRTAGTRLAAERCAILPGAPTRPRPRHAARHTRARARDWAQVFPEWGLADNAAFLIAPRALTRGIDLHSRVFLHDYDPDLDPTGTVLETILTAPLVVAHWINSQYYFATVDPQSFGAGSKTLHNVTGGGLGVMTGHTSDLQPGLPWQSLTDGHHARHEPQRLLAIVQAPLPRLDTLIARHTMLHHMFSHDWIGLAAREQPDDPWHRYTPTGWQPWHPSTDTPAPTSRQALP comes from the coding sequence ATGACCACCGGCCCCGCCACCAACCTCGCCCCCGATGCCGTCTCTGACGTCGCCACACAGCAGGCGGCAGTGCGCGCCGAGATCGCCGACGCGGCCGGATTCCTGGCTCCGACCTGGCCATTGGCGGACTTCATCGCGGTCAACCCGTTGTCCGGCCTGCTGGACCGCCCGTTCGCCGACGCGGCCACCACCGCCGCGGATCTGCTCGGAGCACGAGTCACCCCAGACGAGACCTGGCTACGTGCCGCCTGGCAGCGCGGCCGGATCACCGACGACGACCTGCGCGCCGCGCTGGCCCGCCGCCACCCCACGGCGCTACAGCGGGGCCCGCTCACTCTCGGCAACCGCGCCTACGACCCGGTCGACCTGCTGGTGGCCGATCTGCACCAGGGCATCGCGTGTCCACCGCCGCGCCGTCAGGCACGCACCGCGGCCGAAGCACTGGCCCCGGAGGTGGCCGCCCTGCTCAACACCCACACGATCCAGTGGTGCGCGGCCTACCTGGACGAAGGCCAGTCCACCTGGCGGATGCCGGGTCGTGACCGCGGCTTCTACTCGGCGTGGCGGGCGCTGGCCGCCCATGACGGAACCTTGCCGCGGCCGGTGCGGGCGCGGCTGCGGCACCTGCCCGAACGCGCCGAGCACACCATCCTGGACGCGCTGGCCGCGCTCGGTGTCCCGGACGACCAGCGGACCCGCTACCTGCAGGCCCACCTGGCCTGCTTGCCCGGCTTCGCCGCCCACGTCCGGTGGCGCGGCGAGCGGCCCGACAGCGGCATCGACCTCGTCGACTACCTCGCGTTGCGGTTGGCCGTCGAAGCCGCCGCGCTCGCCGGCTCCCACGCTCCCGGCACAGCGTGGTCCTGGGCCTCCGCGAGCCGGTTCGACACCCGGCAGGCCACCGTCGACCCGCACGACCGGGCCTACCACCTGTTGGGAGCGCTGGAAGTCACCGACACCGATGCCGCCCAACGGAGCGAGCTGGTGGAGCTGCTCGACCAGCTGCCGATCCAGCAGCGGGCGCTGGTCTGGCTGGACGCCTACGAGGACCACTACCGGAGCCGGCTGCTGCTGCGCATCCTCGGCCGGCCCCAGCCCGAACTGCCCGAAGCCCCACCGCGGGCGCAGGTGGTGTGCTGCATCGATCCCCGCTCCGAAGGACTGCGCCGCCACCTGGAGGTCCTCGGCAGCTACCAGACCCTGGGCTTCGCCGGTTTCTTCGCCGTCGCCATGCGCTACCGCGACCTCGCCGGGGGTGCCGCTCGCACCCAGTGTCCCGGCCCGATCACGCCTCGCCACACCCTCACCGAGCACCCCGCCCCTGGTCGGCGGCGCGCGGCCGAGCGGTCACTGGCCGGCCGCAGGGTGCTCGCCGCCGCCGAGCACTCCCTGCACGCCGCCAAGGACGACCTGCTGGCGCCGTTCGCCCTCGCCGAAGCCGCCGGCTGGCTGGCCGGGCCGCTGGCCGCGGCCAAGACCTTCACTCCCCGTGCCGCCGGCGCCACAGGCGCGTGGTGGGCCCGCCGCATCACGCCCGAGCCGCAGACCGAGATCTCCATCGCCGAGGCGCTCACCCCCGAGGAGCGTGCCGCGACCGCCGAAACCATCCTGACGTTGATGGGCCTGACCCGCGGGTTCGCGCGGCTGGTCGTGTTCTGCGGGCACCGCGCCCACACCGACAACAACCCCTACCAGGCCGCGCTGGACTGCGGCGCCTGCGGGGGACATCCCGGAGGTCCCAACGCCCGCACGGCCGCCGCCCTGCTCAACGATCCGCAGGTCCGCCGTCACCTGGCCGACCGCGGCATCACCGTTCCCGACGACACCTGGTTCGTCCCGGCCGAACACGACACCACCACCGACACCGTACGCCTGCTGGACACCCACCTCCTGCCCGCCACCCACCGCCGCGACGCTGACAGGCTCACCGCCGACCTCCGCACGGCCGGCACCCGGCTGGCCGCCGAACGCTGCGCCATCCTGCCGGGCGCACCCACCCGGCCCCGCCCGCGGCACGCGGCGCGCCACACCCGCGCCCGGGCCCGTGACTGGGCCCAGGTCTTCCCGGAATGGGGTCTCGCCGACAACGCCGCCTTCCTCATCGCGCCCCGCGCCCTCACCCGCGGCATCGACCTGCACAGCCGCGTGTTCCTCCACGACTACGATCCCGACCTCGACCCGACCGGCACCGTCCTGGAAACAATCCTCACCGCGCCGCTCGTCGTCGCACACTGGATCAACAGCCAGTACTACTTCGCCACCGTCGACCCGCAGTCCTTCGGCGCCGGCAGCAAAACCCTGCACAACGTCACCGGTGGGGGCCTGGGCGTCATGACCGGCCACACCAGTGACCTCCAGCCCGGCCTGCCCTGGCAGTCCCTCACCGACGGCCACCACGCCCGACATGAACCGCAACGCCTGCTCGCCATCGTGCAGGCACCCCTGCCCAGGCTGGACACCCTCATCGCCCGCCACACAATGCTGCACCACATGTTCAGCCACGACTGGATTGGACTCGCCGCACGGGAACAGCCCGACGACCCGTGGCACCGCTACACCCCCACCGGGTGGCAGCCCTGGCACCCCAGCACCGACACGCCAGCACCGACATCCCGGCAGGCGCTCCCGTGA